Proteins encoded by one window of Portunus trituberculatus isolate SZX2019 chromosome 27, ASM1759143v1, whole genome shotgun sequence:
- the LOC123509744 gene encoding glycine-rich cell wall structural protein 1.8-like, translating to MRLAVVALATALILAPSLGRPHVSSFSSSSFGGGGGHGGGTAVSTGSSGGYGGGGSGGGGSGGGYGGGGSGGGGSSGGYGGGGSSGGGSGGGYGGGGSGGGGSGGGYDGGGSGGGGSGAGYGGGGSGGGGSGGGYGGGGSGGGGSGGGYGGGGSGGGGSGGGYSGGSSGGGSGGGYGGESSGGGSGGGYGGGGSGGGGSGGGYGGGGSGGGGSGGGHGGGGSGGGGSGGGYGGGSGGGGSGGGYGGGGSGGGGSGGGYGGGSGGGGSGGGGGGSGGGGSGGGYGGGSGGGGSGGGYGGGGSGGGGSGGGYGGGSGGGGSGGGYGGGGSSGGGSGGGGSGGGGSGGGYGGGSGGGGSGGGYGGGGSSGGGSGGGYGGGGSGGGGSGGGYGGGSGGGGSGGGYGGGGSSGGGSGGGYGGGGSGGGGSGGGYGGGGSSGGGSGGGYGGGSGGGGSGGGYGGGGSSGGGSGGGYGGGGSGGGGSGGGYGGGSGGGGSGGGYGGGGSGGGGSGGGYGGGSGGGGSGGGYGGGGSGGGGSGGGYGGGSDGGGSGGGYGGGGSSGGGSGGGYGGGSSGGGSGGGYGGGGSGGGGSGGGYGGGGSGGGGSAGGYGGGGSGGGGSGGGYGGGSGGGGSGGGYGGGGSGGGSGGGYGGGSGGGNGGRNGYEAKATVSFNLKRKTGGGGGSGGSRGYGK from the exons ATG AGGCTGGCGGTGGTGGCCCTGGCCACGGCCCTCATCCTGGCGCCCTCCCTGGGCAGACCTCACGTCAGCAGCTTCTCCTCAAGTAGTtttggaggaggcggaggacacGGTGGAGGCACGGCTGTCAGCACTGGTTCCAGTGGAGGCTACGGTGGAGGAGGATCAGGTGGAGGAGGCTCTGGTGGAGGCTACGGTGGAGGAGGATCAGGTGGAGGAGGCTCTAGTGGAGGCTACGGTGGAGGAGGATCAAGTGGAGGAGGCTCCGGTGGAGGCTACGGTGGAGGAGGATCAGGTGGAGGAGGTTCTGGTGGAGGCTACGATGGAGgagggtcaggaggaggaggctccgGTGCAGGCTACGGTGGAGGAGGATCTGGTGGAGGAGGATCCGGTGGAGGCTACGGTGGAGGAGGATCTGGTGGAGGAGGCTCCGGTGGAGGCTACGGTGGAGGAGGATCTGGTGGAGGAGGCTCCGGTGGAGGCTACAGTGGAGGATCAAGTGGAGGAGGATCCGGTGGAGGCTACGGTGGAGAATCAAGTGGAGGAGGATCCGGTGGAGGCTACGGTGGAGGAGGATCTGGTGGAGGAGGCTCCGGTGGAGGCTACGGTGGAGGAGGATCAGGTGGAGGAGGCTCCGGTGGAGGCCACGGTGGAGGAGGATCAGGTGGAGGAGGCTCCGGTGGAGGCTACGGTGGTGGATCAGGTGGAGGAGGCTCTGGTGGAGGCTACGGTGGAGGAGGATCAGGTGGAGGAGGCTCCGGTGGAGGCTACGGCGGTGGATCAGGTGGAGGAGGctctggtggaggtggaggaggatcaggCGGAGGAGGCTCCGGTGGAGGCTACGGTGGTGGATCAGGCGGAGGAGGCTCTGGTGGAGGCTACGGTGGAGGAGGATCAGGTGGAGGAGGCTCCGGTGGAGGCTACGGTGGTggatcaggtggaggaggatctgGTGGAGGTTACGGTGGAGGAGGATCAAGTGGAGGAGGCTCCGGTGGAGGAGGATCAGGTGGAGGAGGCTCCGGTGGAGGCTACGGTGGTGGATCTGGTGGAGGAGGCTCTGGTGGAGGCTACGGTGGAGGAGGATCAAGTGGAGGAGGCTCCGGTGGAGGCTACGGTGGAGGAGGATCAGGTGGAGGAGGCTCCGGTGGAGGCTACGGTGGTGGATCTGGTGGAGGAGGCTCTGGTGGAGGCTACGGTGGAGGAGGATCAAGTGGAGGAGGCTCCGGTGGAGGCTACGGTGGAGGAGGATCAGGTGGAGGAGGCTCCGGTGGAGGCTACGGTGGAGGAGGATCAAGTGGAGGAGGCTCCGGTGGAGGCTACGGTGGTGGATCTGGTGGAGGAGGCTCTGGTGGAGGCTACGGTGGAGGAGGATCAAGTGGAGGAGGCTCTGGTGGAGGCTACGGTGGAGGAGGATCAGGTGGAGGAGGCTCCGGTGGAGGCTACGGTGGTGGATCTGGTGGAGGAGGCTCTGGTGGAGGCTACGGTGGAGGAGGATCAGGTGGAGGAGGCTCCGGTGGAGGCTACGGTGGTGGATCTGGTGGAGGAGGCTCTGGTGGAGGATACGGTGGAGGAGGATCAGGTGGAGGAGGCTCCGGTGGAGGCTACGGTGGTGGATCTGATGGAGGAGGCTCTGGTGGAGGCTACGGTGGAGGAGGATCAAGTGGAGGAGGCTCCGGTGGAGGCTACGGTGGAGGATCAAGTGGAGGAGGATCAGGTGGAGGCTACGGTGGAGGAGGATCTGGTGGAGGAGGATCCGGTGGAGGCTACGGTGGAGGAGGATCTGGTGGAGGAGGCTCCGCTGGAGGCTACGGCGGAGGAGGATCAGGTGGAGGAGGCTCCGGTGGAGGCTACGGTGGAGGATCTGGTGGAGGAGGCTCCGGTGGAGGCTACggtggaggaggatcaggaggaggctCTGGTGGAGGCTACGGTGGAGGATctggtggaggaaatggaggaagaaatggatacGAAGCCAAAGCCACTGTGAGCTTCAACTTGAAAAGAAAGACtgggggaggtggaggctcCGGTGGATCGCGCGGCTACGGCAAGTGA